One Glutamicibacter mishrai genomic window carries:
- a CDS encoding biotin carboxylase, giving the protein MANILEAHAPASRPRMPKPSDLDKLRHKARTATDHLSANVAVDAAYNQEMPEAISNKVLPFERKLKNMSEVRHFFRTNKTPIFFLGATPVNLLGLDRWVRKFSYITYYDGWDGHHPRVFTPAEKPYIEFQSAEEINNWLLENPEVREYIDSQCTPGGPRPKIAMVFFDEDTEAICEELGYDLILPSAALREELDSKIVTTKLGNAAGAPSVPNILGKASTYDELMALADEAGLGDDLVVQTPYGDSGKTTFFIDSPQQWKQYSKNIIGEELKVMKRINNQPVAVEAVLTGCGTVVGPILTELAGYKELTPYKGGWCGNEMHPDVLTDSQRSRTIDLVRKVGNGLESAGYRGFFEVDVLVDTDTDEVYLGELNPRISGASAITNVTAGAYADVPLFLFHLLEFLDVEFELDVDEINERWEEMSGADVWSHMIIKETDDILQYITHAPRTGKYFLDSRGKLQFSRAALDWHQLQSHKEAFFLRIYGVEDYRWKGADLGVLVTKAKLQYEGKKKTKLSIDAKHFISSIRSQYKGIDVPTAEHGD; this is encoded by the coding sequence ATGGCCAATATCCTTGAAGCCCACGCCCCGGCTTCTCGTCCCCGCATGCCCAAGCCAAGCGACCTGGACAAGCTGCGTCACAAGGCACGCACCGCTACAGATCATCTGAGCGCCAACGTGGCTGTTGATGCCGCCTACAACCAGGAAATGCCAGAGGCGATCTCCAACAAGGTCCTGCCCTTTGAACGCAAGCTGAAGAACATGAGCGAAGTCCGCCATTTCTTCCGCACCAACAAGACCCCGATCTTCTTCCTCGGTGCCACCCCGGTCAATCTGCTCGGCCTGGACCGCTGGGTCCGCAAGTTCAGCTACATCACCTACTACGACGGCTGGGATGGCCACCACCCTCGCGTCTTCACTCCAGCCGAGAAGCCCTACATCGAGTTCCAGAGCGCCGAAGAGATCAACAACTGGCTGTTGGAAAACCCGGAAGTTCGCGAATACATCGATTCCCAGTGCACCCCAGGCGGGCCTCGGCCCAAAATTGCCATGGTGTTCTTCGATGAGGACACCGAAGCCATCTGCGAGGAACTGGGCTACGACCTGATCCTGCCCTCCGCCGCCCTGCGCGAGGAACTTGACTCGAAGATTGTCACCACCAAGCTCGGCAACGCCGCCGGTGCCCCATCGGTCCCCAACATCCTGGGCAAGGCATCGACCTACGATGAGCTCATGGCGCTGGCTGATGAAGCAGGGCTGGGTGATGATCTGGTCGTCCAGACCCCGTACGGCGATTCGGGAAAGACCACCTTCTTCATCGACTCGCCGCAGCAGTGGAAGCAGTACTCCAAGAACATCATCGGCGAAGAGCTCAAGGTGATGAAGCGGATCAACAACCAGCCGGTCGCCGTGGAAGCGGTCCTTACCGGATGCGGCACCGTAGTCGGCCCGATCCTGACCGAACTCGCCGGATACAAGGAGCTGACCCCATACAAGGGCGGCTGGTGCGGAAACGAGATGCACCCTGACGTGCTCACCGATTCGCAGCGTTCGCGCACCATCGATCTGGTCCGCAAGGTCGGCAACGGCCTGGAATCCGCCGGCTACCGCGGATTCTTCGAAGTCGACGTCCTAGTGGATACCGACACCGACGAGGTCTACCTCGGGGAGCTGAACCCGCGCATCTCCGGAGCCAGCGCCATCACCAACGTCACCGCCGGTGCCTATGCCGACGTGCCGCTCTTCCTCTTCCACCTGCTTGAATTCCTGGATGTCGAATTCGAGCTGGATGTTGATGAAATCAACGAACGCTGGGAGGAGATGAGCGGGGCCGATGTCTGGAGCCACATGATCATCAAGGAAACCGATGACATCCTCCAGTACATCACCCATGCTCCACGCACCGGAAAATACTTCCTCGACTCGCGAGGCAAGCTCCAGTTCTCCCGTGCTGCCCTGGACTGGCACCAACTGCAATCACACAAAGAAGCATTCTTTCTGCGCATCTACGGCGTAGAAGACTACCGCTGGAAAGGGGCCGACCTTGGGGTCCTGGTCACCAAGGCCAAACTTCAATACGAGGGCAAGAAGAAGACCAAGCTCAGCATCGACGCCAAGCACTTCATCTCCTCTATCCGCTCCCAGTACAAGGGCATTGACGTTCCAACGGCAGAGCATGGCGACTGA
- a CDS encoding serine hydrolase domain-containing protein, with product MATEATDAAPQSAQASGDSSKALNIANWQYPQNIKRSFQNIARIHPTVKVSRGDGPIVKLHLAEEKMGKLEVAKASITDPALTVRGVMHATNTDAVLIMHNGRILWEKYYNTMTSLTDHLLMSVSKTLVGTLAGALIDADLLDPEQEVTKYVPALCTSGYAGARVRDILDMRSGIKFSEEYLDPGAEVRLLEEAIGWAPSHGTIGPIGMYEFLRTLQAKSAHGGAFEYRSCETDVLGWVLESAGGAPIQELLSDYIWSKIGAQQDLVMGVDQFGTGMFDGGFNATLRDLARFGHMYVNGGRALTGKQVVSEAWLAETFTADPLQVQAFAQSPSDNMMPGGRYRNQIWFPNPVTNAAVALGIHGQMIYMDPATKLVAVKLSSWPLPQDASKLFPTIRAFEAVSNYLTNHQ from the coding sequence ATGGCGACTGAGGCCACCGACGCCGCGCCACAGTCGGCACAAGCCTCCGGGGACTCCAGCAAGGCGCTGAACATCGCCAACTGGCAGTACCCGCAGAACATCAAGCGCTCCTTCCAGAACATCGCCCGCATCCACCCCACCGTGAAGGTTTCCCGCGGTGATGGCCCTATTGTGAAACTGCACTTGGCCGAAGAGAAAATGGGCAAGCTGGAAGTAGCGAAAGCCAGCATCACCGACCCCGCGCTGACCGTACGCGGGGTGATGCATGCGACCAACACCGACGCGGTGCTGATCATGCACAACGGCCGAATCCTTTGGGAAAAGTACTACAACACCATGACTTCGCTGACCGACCATCTGCTGATGTCGGTGAGTAAAACTCTGGTCGGTACCCTAGCGGGCGCGCTCATTGATGCGGACTTGCTAGACCCGGAGCAAGAGGTCACCAAGTATGTGCCAGCGCTATGTACCAGTGGTTATGCCGGGGCACGTGTGCGGGACATTTTGGACATGCGTTCTGGGATTAAATTCTCGGAAGAGTATCTAGACCCGGGTGCAGAAGTCCGACTGCTGGAGGAAGCCATTGGCTGGGCTCCATCGCATGGAACTATTGGGCCCATCGGCATGTATGAGTTCCTACGGACCTTGCAGGCCAAGTCGGCCCACGGGGGTGCCTTTGAGTATCGCTCGTGCGAAACCGACGTTCTGGGATGGGTCCTTGAATCTGCTGGTGGAGCCCCGATTCAAGAACTCCTCTCGGACTACATCTGGTCAAAAATTGGTGCGCAGCAAGACCTTGTCATGGGTGTGGATCAGTTCGGAACCGGCATGTTTGATGGTGGCTTTAATGCCACCCTGCGCGACCTTGCCCGCTTTGGACATATGTATGTCAACGGCGGTCGTGCATTGACCGGGAAACAGGTCGTTTCCGAGGCTTGGCTGGCCGAAACCTTCACCGCGGATCCACTGCAGGTGCAGGCCTTTGCCCAGTCCCCCAGCGACAATATGATGCCCGGCGGCCGGTATCGGAATCAGATCTGGTTCCCGAATCCTGTCACCAATGCAGCGGTAGCGTTGGGGATCCACGGCCAAATGATCTACATGGATCCAGCCACCAAATTGGTTGCGGTCAAGCTCTCCAGCTGGCCGTTGCCGCAGGATGCTTCCAAGCTCTTCCCCACCATCAGAGCGTTTGAAGCGGTCTCCAACTACCTGACAAATCATCAGTAA
- a CDS encoding aminotransferase class I/II-fold pyridoxal phosphate-dependent enzyme, with translation MSKRLTFGKKQAVATPESAWRKRKDAWEHLGYVLSEISSEHQDEPGRKEHELEAGRLLGLLAAIEPYWANPGLDYFNEVAGLMSNGHYADAMQLVYQANQSFRTTTQYVDLEGHEGAQTDPEELGSGTPNGTKPYVPMVEILLLDNGPADEIQRFTEELAAQRQRTDPFHYNFIVVPSVEDALAAVLINPSIQGVVLTARFELATRRRLSSTLQKFITNRTAGYFESTRQIQRLLDLEKILDKLHPQLPVYLIAGVALESIAHEITGRFRRIFSRNDGMDLHLSIVAEVIERYHTPFFYALQKYAKRPGGVFHAMPISRAGSVQNSPWARDLVEFYGKNLLLAETSATSGGLDSLLDPKSSIKDAHELAARAFGSHRTYFVTNGTSTANKIVHQSILAPGDIVLVDRNCHKSHHYSLVLAGAHVSYLEAYPLNEHSMYGAVPLREIKGRLLQLRREGLLHKVKMITLTNCTFDGIIYDPRRVMEECLAIKPDLVFLWDEAWFAFASFHPVYRQRTAMSVAKVLEEDMETAEYQQRYAQQAKNLPAPGTKNDPGNDEAWLNTRLMPDPEQVRLRVYSTQSTHKTLTSLRQGSMIHVFDQDFAMRNLNAFREAYMTHTSTSPNYQILASLDIGRRQAELEGYALVQRQVDLAQSICRAMARNTLLGKYFRILDSKDLIPDEYRSSSSVMPVRDGLAAWDEAWQNDEFVVDPSRLTLDISRTGVDGDTFKHQYLMDGHSIQVNKTSRTSVLLMTNIGTTRSAVAHLIEVLVKIAEELERKKRLDGRVLAMGKTLDMDQVCLPDFSFFAPEFDTGGGSGDLRKAYYLTYQDPATHFLSSTQIRERIESGQQIVSAVFVTPYPPGFPVLVPGQVVTVNILDYMDRLDTREIHGYHQDLGYQVFTHDSLGEVNK, from the coding sequence GTGAGCAAGAGGTTGACCTTCGGGAAGAAACAGGCTGTTGCAACTCCAGAAAGTGCATGGCGAAAACGCAAAGACGCGTGGGAGCACCTTGGATATGTGCTGAGTGAGATTTCCTCAGAACATCAAGATGAACCCGGTCGCAAGGAACACGAATTGGAAGCCGGTCGATTACTGGGGCTCTTAGCCGCAATCGAACCATATTGGGCAAACCCCGGCTTGGACTATTTCAACGAAGTTGCTGGACTCATGTCCAACGGCCACTACGCCGACGCGATGCAGCTGGTCTACCAAGCCAACCAGTCATTCAGGACCACGACTCAATACGTTGATCTTGAAGGCCACGAAGGTGCCCAGACTGATCCCGAGGAGCTAGGCAGCGGTACTCCTAACGGAACAAAACCCTACGTGCCGATGGTCGAGATCCTACTGCTGGACAATGGGCCAGCAGATGAGATTCAACGATTCACCGAAGAACTGGCAGCGCAACGGCAGCGCACCGATCCCTTCCATTACAACTTTATTGTGGTGCCCAGCGTTGAAGATGCGCTGGCTGCTGTCCTGATTAATCCCAGCATTCAAGGCGTCGTGCTGACAGCCCGCTTTGAATTGGCCACCCGACGCAGGCTCTCCTCCACCCTGCAAAAATTCATTACCAATCGCACTGCCGGATACTTCGAATCAACCCGGCAGATCCAGCGATTGTTGGATCTAGAAAAGATCCTTGACAAGTTGCACCCACAGCTTCCGGTGTACTTGATTGCCGGTGTCGCCCTGGAATCCATTGCTCACGAAATCACCGGACGATTCCGTCGCATCTTCTCGCGCAATGATGGCATGGACCTGCATCTTTCTATCGTTGCCGAGGTCATCGAGCGGTACCACACACCGTTCTTCTATGCTCTGCAGAAGTATGCCAAACGCCCTGGCGGGGTATTCCACGCCATGCCTATTTCCCGTGCCGGTTCGGTGCAGAATTCTCCTTGGGCCCGAGACCTTGTGGAGTTTTATGGCAAGAACCTCTTGCTGGCCGAGACCTCGGCAACTTCCGGCGGGCTGGACTCCTTGCTGGATCCAAAGAGCTCCATCAAGGACGCTCATGAATTAGCGGCCCGGGCCTTTGGCAGTCACCGAACATACTTCGTCACCAACGGCACCTCGACGGCCAACAAGATCGTGCACCAATCGATTCTGGCCCCGGGGGATATCGTGCTGGTGGATCGCAACTGCCACAAGTCCCACCACTATTCACTGGTGTTGGCAGGTGCCCACGTGAGCTATCTTGAAGCTTATCCGCTCAATGAGCATTCCATGTATGGTGCGGTACCACTGCGGGAAATCAAAGGCCGGCTCTTGCAACTGCGCCGAGAAGGCTTATTGCATAAGGTCAAGATGATCACCTTGACCAACTGCACCTTTGACGGAATTATCTATGACCCACGCAGGGTCATGGAGGAATGCTTGGCCATCAAGCCAGATCTTGTTTTTCTCTGGGACGAAGCTTGGTTTGCGTTTGCCAGTTTCCATCCGGTGTACCGGCAGCGCACCGCGATGAGCGTTGCGAAGGTACTCGAAGAGGATATGGAAACTGCCGAATACCAACAACGCTATGCGCAACAAGCCAAGAACTTACCTGCACCCGGTACCAAGAATGATCCAGGTAATGATGAAGCATGGCTCAATACGCGTTTGATGCCGGATCCAGAGCAGGTGCGTTTACGCGTGTATTCGACACAATCTACGCACAAGACGCTGACCTCGTTGCGTCAGGGTTCCATGATCCACGTCTTTGACCAAGACTTTGCGATGCGTAATCTCAACGCCTTCCGTGAGGCGTACATGACGCACACCTCAACCTCGCCGAACTATCAGATCCTTGCCTCGCTGGATATTGGACGGCGTCAGGCAGAGCTGGAGGGCTATGCCCTTGTGCAGCGTCAGGTGGATTTGGCGCAGTCTATTTGCCGTGCCATGGCGCGCAACACCCTCTTGGGCAAATACTTCCGCATCCTTGATTCCAAAGATCTGATCCCCGATGAGTATCGGAGTTCTAGCAGTGTGATGCCGGTCCGCGACGGACTAGCTGCGTGGGATGAGGCATGGCAGAACGACGAGTTCGTCGTAGACCCTTCACGGTTGACCCTAGATATCAGCAGGACAGGGGTGGACGGAGATACGTTCAAACACCAGTACCTGATGGATGGGCATTCAATCCAGGTCAATAAGACCAGCCGAACCTCCGTATTGCTGATGACTAATATCGGAACCACTCGCTCAGCCGTGGCTCACCTGATTGAAGTCTTGGTGAAGATCGCTGAAGAGCTGGAACGCAAAAAACGCCTTGATGGTCGAGTACTGGCCATGGGCAAAACTCTAGACATGGATCAAGTCTGCCTGCCGGACTTCAGCTTCTTCGCGCCAGAATTTGATACCGGCGGCGGCAGTGGGGACTTACGCAAGGCCTACTATCTGACCTATCAAGATCCTGCGACGCACTTTTTGTCCTCGACCCAGATTCGCGAAAGAATCGAGTCCGGTCAGCAGATCGTCTCTGCAGTTTTTGTTACGCCTTACCCGCCAGGATTCCCTGTCCTCGTGCCTGGGCAAGTAGTCACGGTGAACATCTTGGACTACATGGACCGGCTAGATACCCGTGAAATCCACGGATATCACCAAGACCTCGGCTACCAAGTCTTCACCCATGATTCTTTGGGGGAAGTGAACAAGTAA
- a CDS encoding Lrp/AsnC family transcriptional regulator translates to MAENEVLSEVEQRIVIALQADGRATWRKIAKVIGEPERTVARYGSALLDEGKIKVAAIAHRKAAVIASLKCAPGTIPVASEAISQRADTSFTYMVTGESDVVSELHYDGGLEDILTLQLPATPGLSSIQIYPILKYFKTIRAWRAGELSEAQEAALRPSAGSELTSWNPTEAMSPSDRLIVDVLRNNGRASIDSISRQVRMSETSVSRRLDSLLRGEHISIRTLVDPALMGYRVEALLWVQVSPASVDALGNMLKTLPQVRYVAAVAGDAQLLVDVTVESQRDLYEFIAATNWGEMVQLRTSMVLGARKRGGRMVEELPHN, encoded by the coding sequence ATGGCTGAGAATGAAGTGCTGAGCGAGGTAGAACAAAGAATCGTCATCGCTTTACAAGCAGATGGCAGGGCAACGTGGCGAAAGATCGCTAAGGTGATCGGAGAACCAGAAAGAACTGTGGCCCGGTATGGCTCGGCGCTCTTAGACGAGGGCAAGATTAAAGTCGCTGCCATCGCTCACCGGAAAGCAGCGGTGATCGCTTCGCTCAAATGCGCACCCGGCACCATTCCGGTTGCCAGTGAAGCCATTTCGCAACGTGCCGACACCTCCTTCACCTATATGGTCACGGGTGAAAGCGATGTTGTTAGCGAACTTCACTACGACGGTGGTCTAGAAGATATTTTGACCCTGCAGCTACCAGCGACCCCGGGGCTCAGTAGTATCCAGATCTATCCGATTCTGAAATACTTCAAAACCATCCGCGCCTGGCGGGCCGGAGAACTGAGCGAAGCGCAAGAAGCAGCGCTAAGACCCAGCGCCGGTAGTGAGTTGACATCGTGGAATCCGACGGAAGCCATGTCACCCAGTGATCGTTTGATTGTGGACGTGCTCCGCAATAACGGACGGGCGAGCATTGACAGCATCTCGCGGCAAGTGCGGATGAGTGAAACCTCGGTCTCACGCAGGTTGGATAGTTTGCTTCGTGGAGAACACATCAGCATCCGAACCTTGGTTGATCCGGCCTTGATGGGGTACCGGGTTGAAGCCTTGTTATGGGTTCAAGTCTCCCCGGCGAGTGTGGACGCGCTGGGCAATATGCTCAAGACCCTGCCTCAGGTCCGCTATGTTGCCGCGGTGGCTGGAGACGCACAGCTACTGGTGGATGTCACAGTAGAAAGCCAACGCGATCTCTACGAATTCATTGCAGCCACTAACTGGGGCGAGATGGTCCAGCTACGCACATCAATGGTGCTCGGAGCGCGCAAACGTGGTGGACGCATGGTTGAAGAATTACCCCACAACTAA
- a CDS encoding DUF5058 family protein, whose product MTTRRILAAGDPTSTDIWALANSPVLWFCALGVFAVIFVQCILYSRAVKKAAPHVDMPLAEVKESFRAGAVASIGPSLAVVLVAIALLALFGTPAVLVRIGLIGSAAAETGSASISASTMGAALGGDSYTQQVFGVAFMAMSLSGAMWMICTLIMTPLLKKGGNTLSKRNPAVMALVPTAALLGAFSALTIAELPKSNVHLILVCISAAMMGLCLYLAKVLHIKWLEEWALGISIVVSIVAAYFLHTA is encoded by the coding sequence ATGACCACGCGAAGAATCTTGGCAGCAGGTGATCCAACTTCAACGGACATCTGGGCATTAGCTAATTCGCCCGTCCTCTGGTTCTGTGCGTTGGGAGTCTTTGCGGTCATTTTCGTCCAATGCATTCTCTACTCACGGGCCGTCAAGAAGGCCGCACCACACGTGGACATGCCACTGGCGGAAGTCAAAGAATCCTTCCGCGCCGGCGCCGTCGCCTCAATCGGTCCCTCCCTCGCCGTGGTGCTCGTGGCCATCGCATTGCTGGCACTGTTCGGCACCCCAGCCGTTCTAGTCCGTATCGGCCTGATCGGTTCGGCCGCCGCAGAGACCGGCTCGGCCAGCATTTCCGCCAGCACTATGGGTGCGGCCCTGGGCGGAGACAGCTATACCCAGCAAGTCTTTGGTGTGGCTTTCATGGCCATGAGCTTGTCAGGTGCCATGTGGATGATCTGCACACTGATCATGACTCCACTACTGAAAAAGGGTGGAAATACACTCTCCAAGCGCAACCCTGCCGTCATGGCACTGGTACCCACCGCAGCCCTACTTGGTGCTTTCAGCGCCCTGACCATTGCTGAACTTCCAAAATCCAATGTGCACCTGATACTCGTTTGCATCTCGGCAGCCATGATGGGGCTATGCCTCTACCTCGCCAAAGTCCTGCACATTAAGTGGCTTGAGGAATGGGCCCTGGGCATTTCCATCGTCGTTTCCATTGTTGCCGCATACTTCCTGCACACCGCTTAA
- a CDS encoding amidohydrolase, protein MHTTLQPTEGETTTLHQDYLHLHQRPELSMQEHNTASFIESRLTEMGIEHFRCGGTGVVGILRNGQGPVVAFRADSDGLPIQEDTKVDYASTARGTLDDGTDVPVMHGCGHDTHVAGALAAARILVRGTDSWQGTVIFIFQPGEETSAGAAAMVADGLWEKVPHPQVVLGQHVFPFATGTISVTPESAMAMADSLEVTLYGKQAHGSQPQDSIDPIVLGANIITRLQTITSRELNPLDSAVVTCGSFHAGLKENIIPDSAVFTLNIRTLTEEVRAKVLAAVTRIINAEAVASGAPQPKITELYTFPRLYNDPQHTEQLVGALGEEFGEELIRLAPPAMGSEDFGALADAIGVPNVFWMFGGADPQDPSPAVNHSPFFLPEYRGALDTAVRAAVAGLMHYVGR, encoded by the coding sequence GTGCACACCACACTGCAGCCCACCGAGGGCGAGACCACCACCCTGCATCAGGATTACCTGCATTTGCACCAGCGTCCGGAACTGTCGATGCAGGAGCACAATACCGCCAGCTTCATCGAATCACGGCTCACCGAGATGGGCATCGAGCACTTCCGTTGCGGAGGCACCGGAGTGGTGGGCATCCTGCGCAATGGGCAGGGACCGGTCGTGGCGTTCCGCGCCGATAGCGACGGGCTGCCCATTCAAGAGGACACCAAGGTGGATTACGCCTCCACCGCCCGGGGCACCCTGGATGATGGCACTGATGTGCCGGTCATGCATGGCTGCGGCCATGACACCCATGTGGCCGGTGCCTTGGCTGCGGCCAGGATCCTGGTCCGCGGCACCGATAGCTGGCAGGGCACCGTGATCTTCATTTTCCAGCCCGGCGAGGAAACCAGCGCCGGTGCCGCGGCCATGGTGGCCGATGGATTGTGGGAGAAGGTTCCGCACCCGCAGGTGGTTCTCGGCCAGCATGTTTTCCCTTTTGCCACCGGTACCATTTCGGTGACCCCGGAATCGGCGATGGCCATGGCAGATTCCCTCGAAGTGACCCTGTATGGCAAGCAGGCCCACGGATCCCAGCCGCAGGATTCCATCGACCCGATCGTGCTGGGAGCTAATATCATTACCCGGCTGCAGACCATCACTTCGCGTGAGCTGAATCCATTGGATTCGGCCGTGGTGACCTGCGGGTCCTTCCACGCTGGCCTGAAGGAAAATATCATTCCGGACTCCGCGGTATTCACCTTGAACATCCGCACCCTCACCGAAGAAGTGCGCGCCAAGGTGCTGGCGGCTGTCACCCGCATCATCAACGCGGAAGCGGTTGCCTCCGGCGCTCCGCAGCCGAAGATCACCGAATTGTACACCTTCCCTCGCCTGTACAACGACCCGCAGCACACCGAGCAGCTGGTCGGCGCCTTGGGCGAAGAGTTCGGGGAGGAACTGATCCGCCTGGCTCCCCCGGCGATGGGTTCGGAAGATTTCGGCGCATTGGCCGATGCGATTGGCGTGCCGAACGTCTTCTGGATGTTCGGCGGGGCCGACCCGCAGGATCCGTCGCCTGCGGTCAACCATTCGCCGTTTTTCCTGCCGGAATATCGCGGGGCCCTGGATACCGCAGTCCGCGCGGCAGTGGCGGGCTTGATGCACTACGTGGGACGTTAG
- a CDS encoding HAD family hydrolase: MHTIDPNAQIKLVAVDMDGTFLDGDGQIPDEAWGVIDQLQARGIKFVPASGRQFATLREQFAQLGEIAIIAENGTVVMDGENEIYSNIIDPASVDKVIDAVRQQGALDAGLVLCGRRTAYVERQDQRFADAVAPYYRAVQVVEDLNDVEDEIIKMAVNVGTSQVQEMAAALDVPLQVVISGSHWVDAMNHGVHKGLALGALQKELGVGDDETVVFGDYPNDLEMIKAATYSFAMANAHPEVAAAANFTAPANTEHGVLQVLRAYLEGRTAL; encoded by the coding sequence ATGCATACGATTGACCCGAACGCCCAGATCAAGCTCGTTGCCGTCGACATGGATGGCACCTTTTTGGACGGTGACGGTCAAATCCCCGATGAAGCCTGGGGCGTGATCGACCAGCTGCAGGCCCGTGGCATCAAGTTCGTGCCTGCATCGGGCCGGCAGTTCGCAACCCTGCGCGAACAATTTGCCCAGCTCGGGGAAATCGCCATCATCGCCGAAAACGGCACCGTGGTGATGGATGGCGAAAACGAGATCTACTCCAACATCATCGATCCGGCATCGGTGGACAAGGTCATAGATGCCGTGCGCCAGCAGGGCGCGCTGGATGCCGGGCTGGTGCTGTGCGGCCGGCGTACCGCCTACGTGGAGCGCCAGGACCAGAGGTTCGCCGACGCCGTCGCCCCGTACTACCGGGCGGTCCAGGTGGTTGAGGACCTCAACGATGTTGAGGACGAAATCATCAAGATGGCCGTGAACGTGGGCACCAGCCAGGTCCAGGAAATGGCGGCCGCGCTGGATGTGCCGCTGCAGGTGGTCATCTCCGGAAGCCACTGGGTTGATGCCATGAACCACGGAGTGCACAAGGGACTGGCTCTCGGCGCGCTGCAAAAGGAACTTGGCGTCGGCGATGATGAAACCGTGGTGTTCGGCGACTACCCCAATGATCTGGAAATGATCAAGGCCGCCACCTATTCCTTCGCCATGGCCAATGCCCACCCGGAAGTGGCCGCGGCGGCAAACTTCACCGCCCCGGCCAATACCGAGCACGGGGTATTGCAGGTGCTGCGCGCCTACCTTGAAGGACGCACCGCGCTCTAA
- the ppgK gene encoding polyphosphate--glucose phosphotransferase codes for MATSAASASKSQFAAIGLDMGGSSIKYALVGTDGQLVESTLNKATTPEGAHPDAVAEVMAQIIRDLQEATGEDLAGIPAGVTVPGIVIDGVVHSAANIDKAWIGLDATAMLSKVLDREVHVLNDADAAGVAEVYAGAGSKDGVPLKGSTLLLTLGTGIGSAFFRDGVLFPNVEFGHLEIDGFDAESKAAARVMREEDLSWDEYIARLQRYLSHVEFLCSPDLIVIGGAISEDHEHFLPKLDLRAKLVPAEFNNAAGVLGAAQRAMHPGN; via the coding sequence ATGGCAACATCTGCCGCATCGGCATCCAAGTCGCAGTTCGCTGCCATCGGCCTTGACATGGGCGGATCTTCGATCAAGTACGCTCTGGTCGGAACCGATGGACAGCTTGTCGAAAGCACCCTGAACAAGGCGACCACTCCAGAAGGCGCTCATCCCGACGCCGTCGCTGAAGTCATGGCACAAATTATTCGTGATCTCCAGGAAGCCACCGGTGAAGACCTCGCAGGCATCCCGGCCGGCGTAACCGTACCAGGCATCGTGATCGACGGCGTCGTGCACTCGGCCGCAAACATCGACAAGGCCTGGATCGGCCTGGATGCCACCGCCATGCTCAGCAAGGTGCTGGACCGCGAAGTCCACGTCCTGAACGACGCTGACGCCGCCGGCGTTGCGGAGGTCTATGCGGGTGCCGGCTCAAAGGACGGCGTGCCGCTGAAGGGCAGCACCCTGCTGCTGACCTTGGGCACCGGCATCGGCTCCGCCTTCTTCCGCGATGGCGTGCTGTTCCCGAATGTCGAATTCGGGCACCTGGAAATCGACGGCTTCGACGCAGAAAGCAAGGCCGCGGCCCGCGTCATGCGCGAAGAAGATCTGAGCTGGGACGAATACATCGCCCGCCTGCAGCGCTACCTCTCCCACGTGGAATTCCTGTGCAGCCCTGACTTGATTGTCATCGGCGGCGCAATCTCCGAGGACCACGAGCACTTCTTGCCTAAGCTGGACTTGCGAGCAAAACTCGTCCCCGCAGAATTCAACAACGCCGCCGGGGTGTTGGGCGCCGCACAGCGCGCCATGCATCCGGGCAATTAG